A region of uncultured Anaeromusa sp. DNA encodes the following proteins:
- a CDS encoding IS256 family transposase: MAYQNSTVPFEKMLMKFVLDEEPMVSMLKWLCERLMEAEVEGKLGAEKSERSEERQGYRSGYRVRRFDTRMGTMYLMVPKIRNGGYIPFFVEAKKRSEAALMSVIQEAYVNGVSTRKMDRLTKTLGIESISRGQVSVLTKELNEQVEAFRQRKLDATYPVLWVDALYERIRDNRAVKNMAVLVVTGINTEGKRDILAVEPMYEESATTYTKLFDNLKERGIEKVWLVVSDAHKGLVKAVRESFVGCSWQRCKVHFMRNILGCVSSRDKKFFAEKLKQIWLQPDYDSAKKYANWLMNEYEGKYPQAIATLEEGLEESLQFFNFRQIDARKIASTNLLERLNREIRRRTKVVGIFPSMDSYIRLVTSYLIEYSEDWSSGRSYINPMLITELQQQLSKSA; encoded by the coding sequence ATGGCTTACCAAAATTCTACCGTACCTTTCGAAAAAATGCTAATGAAATTTGTGTTGGACGAAGAACCCATGGTATCGATGCTCAAATGGCTCTGTGAACGGCTTATGGAAGCCGAAGTAGAAGGAAAGCTTGGCGCTGAAAAATCTGAGCGTAGTGAAGAGCGCCAAGGATATCGCTCCGGTTATCGGGTTCGCCGCTTCGACACACGAATGGGGACGATGTATTTAATGGTGCCCAAAATTAGAAATGGCGGCTATATTCCCTTCTTTGTTGAAGCCAAGAAGCGATCGGAAGCCGCTTTAATGAGCGTAATCCAAGAAGCATACGTCAATGGCGTTTCAACGCGAAAAATGGATAGGCTGACCAAAACCTTGGGAATTGAGTCGATCTCGCGGGGGCAGGTGTCAGTCCTTACTAAAGAACTAAACGAGCAGGTGGAGGCATTTCGACAGCGCAAGCTGGACGCCACGTATCCAGTGCTTTGGGTCGATGCTCTTTACGAGCGAATCCGCGATAATCGCGCAGTTAAAAACATGGCTGTCTTGGTAGTAACAGGCATTAATACAGAAGGCAAGCGCGACATTTTGGCTGTCGAACCGATGTATGAAGAGTCAGCTACTACGTATACCAAGCTATTTGATAACCTTAAAGAACGTGGTATAGAGAAAGTTTGGCTAGTGGTATCCGACGCTCATAAGGGATTGGTCAAAGCGGTCCGCGAGTCCTTTGTCGGCTGCTCCTGGCAACGATGCAAGGTTCATTTTATGCGTAACATTTTAGGTTGTGTTTCCAGTAGAGATAAGAAATTCTTTGCGGAAAAGTTAAAACAGATTTGGCTTCAACCAGACTATGACAGCGCTAAAAAGTATGCCAATTGGCTCATGAACGAGTATGAAGGCAAATATCCGCAAGCCATTGCCACTTTGGAAGAAGGGTTGGAAGAATCCCTTCAATTCTTCAATTTCCGGCAAATTGACGCTCGCAAAATTGCATCCACCAATCTTCTGGAACGGCTAAACAGGGAAATACGCCGTCGCACTAAAGTCGTAGGCATTTTCCCAAGTATGGATTCCTACATTCGCCTAGTGACCAGCTATCTTATCGAATATAGCGAGGACTGGTCTAGCGGGCGCTCTTATATAAATCCTATGCTTATCACTGAACTTCAACAACAGTTGAGCAAAAGCGCTTAG
- a CDS encoding methyl-accepting chemotaxis protein has product MNALTNMKVSMKLGVLILVAFLSLGIVGFAGYYYLNQASKDIAIMYEKRLIPVRLSVEIASFLRTANGNVLELMLTTDDAKNLELKKEIEERAQGINQNMDSLKQMHLDSKADELLAKMEQAQQKYRAARGPVVELALQNKNAEAYVLYSATLEPRANEYVSSVRDYTVHIQKLSEQMNADIQDAEARAIQILVGSILISCIILGFFGWLINKMISHPLRLMVAFCGELAAGDFREKPRKVSRRDEIGQVADALANMRSNLRGVLQRVNESTEHVAASSEELTASSEQSAQAANQVAASITDVANGANKQLVAANEASDVVSQMSASIQQVAANTNLVAEQSAQAAGKAKEGGASVEKAVAQMVRVEETVNASASVVAKLGERSKEIGQIVDTISGIAGQTNLLALNAAIEAARAGEQGRGFAVVAEEVRKLAEQSQEAAGRIANMIGEIQGDTGKAVSAMNEGTREVKTGAEVVSVAGDAFQEIVKLVSDVSRQIMEISSAIQQMASGSQQIVETVKTIDGLSKSSAAEAQSVSAATEEQLASMEEIASASQTLASLAQDLQKEVSKFQI; this is encoded by the coding sequence ATGAACGCACTGACGAACATGAAAGTGAGCATGAAGTTAGGAGTTTTAATTCTTGTGGCTTTTTTATCGTTGGGGATTGTCGGTTTTGCTGGGTATTACTATCTCAATCAAGCCAGTAAAGATATAGCGATTATGTATGAAAAACGATTGATTCCAGTTCGGTTATCCGTTGAAATCGCCTCATTCCTTAGAACGGCTAATGGCAATGTGCTGGAATTGATGCTTACAACGGATGATGCAAAAAACCTTGAGTTGAAGAAAGAGATAGAGGAGCGAGCTCAAGGAATTAACCAAAATATGGACAGTTTAAAGCAAATGCATTTGGATAGCAAAGCGGATGAATTGCTTGCTAAAATGGAACAGGCTCAACAAAAATACCGTGCCGCTAGAGGTCCGGTAGTAGAGTTGGCATTGCAAAATAAAAACGCCGAAGCCTATGTGTTATATTCGGCGACTCTGGAGCCACGGGCGAATGAATATGTCAGCAGTGTGCGCGATTATACGGTACACATCCAGAAGCTATCGGAGCAAATGAACGCCGATATACAAGATGCCGAAGCAAGAGCTATACAAATTCTAGTAGGCTCTATTCTAATTTCGTGTATCATACTGGGCTTCTTTGGCTGGCTGATTAACAAAATGATCTCCCATCCCTTGCGGCTGATGGTCGCTTTTTGCGGGGAATTGGCTGCTGGCGATTTTCGTGAAAAACCGCGTAAGGTTAGCAGAAGAGATGAAATTGGGCAAGTGGCTGATGCGCTAGCGAATATGAGGAGCAATTTGCGTGGAGTCTTACAACGTGTCAACGAATCGACCGAGCACGTGGCTGCTTCCTCCGAAGAGCTGACTGCCAGTTCCGAACAATCGGCTCAGGCTGCCAATCAAGTGGCCGCTTCGATTACGGATGTGGCTAACGGGGCCAATAAACAGCTGGTAGCGGCAAATGAAGCGTCCGACGTGGTTTCTCAGATGTCCGCGAGCATTCAGCAGGTTGCAGCGAATACAAACCTTGTTGCGGAGCAATCCGCACAAGCGGCTGGAAAAGCTAAAGAAGGGGGCGCCTCTGTTGAAAAAGCAGTCGCGCAAATGGTTCGCGTTGAAGAAACTGTTAATGCTTCAGCGAGTGTGGTAGCAAAACTAGGCGAGCGGTCAAAAGAAATTGGGCAGATCGTTGACACTATTTCCGGTATTGCCGGGCAAACAAACCTTCTTGCGCTTAATGCGGCAATAGAAGCGGCACGCGCTGGAGAACAGGGGCGCGGTTTTGCAGTTGTGGCGGAGGAAGTACGCAAACTTGCGGAGCAATCGCAGGAAGCTGCTGGCAGAATTGCCAACATGATTGGAGAAATTCAAGGAGATACCGGAAAGGCCGTCTCGGCAATGAATGAGGGAACGCGCGAAGTCAAAACAGGCGCAGAGGTGGTTAGTGTTGCCGGAGATGCCTTCCAAGAGATTGTGAAGCTGGTATCGGATGTTTCCAGACAAATCATGGAGATCTCCTCGGCTATTCAGCAGATGGCAAGCGGAAGTCAACAAATTGTGGAAACGGTTAAGACAATTGATGGCCTCAGTAAATCCTCTGCAGCCGAAGCGCAGAGCGTATCCGCGGCTACGGAGGAACAATTGGCTTCTATGGAAGAAATTGCGTCCGCCAGCCAGACGCTGGCATCATTGGCCCAAGATTTACAAAAGGAAGTTTCGAAATTTCAGATTTAG
- a CDS encoding XRE family transcriptional regulator, translating into MNNLNEIISQNLIRLRKEKNFSFDKLAESSGVSKALLCQIERGDSNPTINTLWKIAVGLQVALGDLLETHEYPLEIVRKKSKPPLIDNDAGLRLWPIFSNSFSPVGIFIAELDSMHTHNSAPHDAYSTEYVFVLEGSLIVTIKGRSSNLSQGDTLFFRADQPHHYYNPTSTTTHFQCIFHRQ; encoded by the coding sequence TTGAATAACCTAAACGAAATCATCAGTCAAAACTTAATTCGTTTGCGCAAAGAAAAAAATTTCAGCTTCGACAAGCTTGCCGAGTCTTCTGGGGTTAGTAAAGCGCTCCTTTGCCAGATCGAACGCGGCGATTCCAACCCCACCATTAACACCCTTTGGAAAATCGCTGTCGGCCTACAAGTTGCTTTAGGTGATTTATTGGAAACTCATGAATATCCCCTTGAAATTGTACGTAAAAAATCAAAACCTCCGCTCATCGACAACGACGCTGGCTTGCGTTTATGGCCTATCTTTTCGAATTCCTTTTCTCCTGTTGGCATTTTCATTGCCGAGCTTGACTCGATGCACACACACAATTCTGCTCCCCATGACGCGTATTCTACTGAATACGTCTTTGTACTAGAAGGATCCTTAATTGTAACTATTAAGGGGCGCTCTTCCAATTTATCACAGGGCGACACTCTCTTCTTTCGAGCCGACCAACCGCATCATTACTACAATCCAACTTCGACCACTACCCACTTCCAATGTATTTTCCATCGACAATAA
- a CDS encoding methyl-accepting chemotaxis protein — MAKVAEVSRKSIKTKLMITISLMLAVTVGVLVLFNLRASENALSEKISEVMLSNTETAAEGVAKEVAAVRAIVEFIAADDKVKAADAGVAIARLAEIKKTQPKIDSLGIAGLDGKYVDSTGATMAIAEREYFKEALQKQATVISGDPVVSKATGKLVAVVATPVKQNSTVVGVIIAAVNVDTIKEYILGRKIGNEGYAFLVGKSGLVIMHPNDQVAMKQNFLTGDVGALKDMVKEALAGKKGVKEYEFGGIVKFAGYSLIPGTPWAVCTTDTKTEAMKAIGEMRTQSILIGIVAILLAAGFIYFIAVKTTEPIVHLMEAADKIAAGDLTQTVAITSEDEIGRLGTSFNVMVSQLRDLLGQVTQTANQLNHASQQMVEISQDNSATMQQIAASTEEISAGLETVSASTEEVTASSENMGANVHQVAQIAADGAKVAKTVEQQAINLQQNARASSDTAHSMYDGISARVTKAIDDAKIVNEISTMAASIAAIAGQTNLLALNAAIEAARAGEQGRGFAVVAEEVRKLAEESARAVGNIQGLTQQVEAAIGILVNSGNDMLQFIDGTVKKDYAAFVEIGQQYKEDADSFLAVTTGIGDRMNQIVQEVNEVNKAIESVAKTITQSADGAEEIARGATDASQGVDKMSRSAAELANVAAELNKLVGTFKI, encoded by the coding sequence ATGGCTAAGGTTGCAGAAGTCAGCAGAAAAAGTATCAAAACAAAGCTAATGATCACAATCTCTCTGATGTTGGCAGTTACAGTTGGAGTTCTCGTGCTCTTTAATTTGAGAGCCAGTGAAAATGCTTTGTCAGAAAAAATCAGCGAAGTTATGTTGAGCAATACAGAGACAGCCGCAGAAGGGGTTGCGAAAGAAGTTGCAGCGGTTCGGGCTATTGTTGAATTTATTGCTGCTGACGATAAAGTGAAAGCGGCTGATGCCGGTGTTGCGATTGCACGGTTGGCTGAAATAAAGAAGACGCAGCCCAAAATTGATTCTCTTGGCATTGCAGGTCTAGACGGAAAATACGTGGACAGTACCGGCGCTACGATGGCGATTGCAGAGCGGGAATACTTTAAAGAAGCATTACAAAAACAGGCGACTGTAATTTCAGGTGACCCTGTTGTATCTAAAGCTACTGGAAAATTAGTCGCTGTTGTTGCAACGCCCGTGAAACAGAATAGTACGGTAGTTGGGGTTATTATTGCAGCGGTTAACGTAGATACGATAAAAGAGTACATTCTTGGACGGAAAATTGGTAATGAAGGATATGCCTTCTTGGTTGGAAAATCAGGGCTTGTCATTATGCATCCGAACGATCAGGTAGCTATGAAGCAGAATTTCTTGACAGGAGATGTGGGTGCATTAAAAGACATGGTAAAAGAGGCACTTGCTGGGAAAAAAGGTGTGAAAGAATATGAATTCGGAGGCATTGTTAAATTTGCCGGCTATTCCTTGATTCCTGGTACTCCCTGGGCGGTATGCACTACTGATACGAAAACAGAGGCAATGAAAGCCATTGGGGAAATGAGAACGCAGTCGATTCTGATAGGGATCGTGGCCATTTTGCTTGCGGCGGGTTTCATTTACTTTATTGCGGTCAAGACTACGGAGCCTATCGTGCATTTAATGGAAGCGGCGGACAAAATTGCCGCAGGCGATTTGACACAAACTGTCGCAATTACGTCGGAAGATGAAATTGGGAGATTAGGAACTTCGTTTAATGTGATGGTATCGCAGCTTCGTGATCTTCTGGGACAAGTAACGCAAACTGCGAATCAGTTGAATCATGCTTCTCAGCAAATGGTAGAAATATCTCAAGACAATTCTGCAACGATGCAGCAGATTGCGGCATCAACTGAAGAAATTTCAGCGGGCCTGGAAACCGTGTCGGCCTCGACGGAAGAAGTCACTGCTTCTTCTGAAAATATGGGCGCTAATGTCCATCAAGTGGCGCAGATTGCAGCGGATGGTGCTAAGGTGGCCAAGACGGTTGAGCAGCAGGCGATTAATTTGCAACAAAACGCAAGGGCCTCTAGCGATACTGCTCATAGCATGTATGACGGAATTAGCGCTCGGGTGACAAAGGCAATTGATGATGCTAAAATTGTCAACGAAATATCGACAATGGCGGCATCGATTGCTGCGATTGCGGGACAGACAAATTTGCTGGCGCTCAACGCAGCGATTGAAGCCGCCAGAGCGGGAGAACAAGGTCGCGGCTTTGCTGTAGTTGCGGAAGAAGTACGCAAGTTGGCCGAAGAATCGGCTCGTGCGGTAGGGAATATTCAGGGGTTAACACAACAAGTGGAAGCTGCGATCGGGATCTTAGTGAACAGTGGAAATGATATGCTGCAATTTATTGACGGAACCGTGAAAAAAGACTACGCAGCATTTGTTGAGATTGGTCAGCAGTATAAAGAAGATGCGGATAGCTTCCTTGCGGTGACAACGGGAATTGGAGATCGCATGAATCAGATTGTGCAAGAAGTGAATGAAGTTAACAAAGCCATTGAATCGGTAGCAAAAACAATAACCCAAAGCGCGGATGGAGCGGAGGAGATTGCAAGAGGAGCTACAGATGCTAGCCAAGGAGTTGATAAAATGTCGCGTTCTGCAGCGGAATTGGCAAATGTGGCAGCGGAACTAAACAAATTAGTGGGGACCTTTAAGATCTAA
- a CDS encoding chemotaxis protein CheW, with product MANHQLVVFELDGEEYGINALTVNGILRPKKFSLHKMPGLPPMIEGVIDLRGQINYIFNLGIKLKLDKTIITEDSKFVMVNVRDTIMGCIVDEVTDIVIVSDEQIQAQPSFIADANGNYVDGVAKLEDRLIIILKPECLFSVEEIPKEVLQ from the coding sequence GTGGCAAATCATCAGCTGGTTGTTTTTGAATTAGACGGTGAAGAATATGGAATTAATGCCTTAACGGTTAATGGAATCTTACGGCCCAAGAAGTTTTCGCTTCATAAAATGCCAGGGTTGCCTCCAATGATAGAAGGTGTGATTGATTTGCGCGGACAAATTAATTACATTTTCAATTTAGGGATTAAGCTTAAATTGGACAAGACAATAATTACGGAAGACAGTAAATTTGTTATGGTAAATGTTCGAGATACGATTATGGGATGTATTGTAGATGAGGTTACAGATATTGTAATTGTGTCTGATGAACAGATTCAGGCGCAGCCTTCCTTTATTGCGGATGCGAATGGCAACTATGTGGATGGGGTTGCGAAACTTGAGGATCGTTTAATTATTATTTTAAAACCGGAATGTCTCTTTTCTGTAGAAGAGATACCGAAGGAAGTCCTTCAGTAA
- a CDS encoding PAS domain S-box protein, protein MKEIVNGFQTVKALMKQQIEFYKKANEAELIETMITPCLIVLDKLQNVTYSSSFWSDYSDFESNGISATNILEESVIIEYLQGKKADIDKIMIEKKKNKILSEPISSRIGIRYMEFCILPIFKTENEVDGVIVLGRDATRQVMLRKELEAAQLAHMKNEAFYKQVFNSTQIIFALHKLIFDENEQVIDFEYIDLNPAYERETGYSLKDLSGNTLYSVFPDSSKHSADWLHLFREAEQYGKSITIEHSYCGKDVWYRTSICSPQKGCVVTFSENITEYITREKILKAKLSQWEMALQISKQFVWRWRIEKNDSSAKSWFDNSLFEVSSECESVIAASSFKDLKTVAEWLALMHESDRWRVKEEMEMVVAQKMVAFEHEFRVNNTDGPLLWMKLEGKKISDSEEFLEYVGVCYDFSVTKTKEAQLMKQNEFYEILADSIDDIILLLQWQGCCKADIVFVNDYFYRKLGYEPSEVNGLSFFNVCASGMEEKLHSFFHEVNRRGNGVTALELQSKEGVKTWFEIRGYRYINGINSFFSFVCRDMREKEEQKTIFYHAREREKRDKVFSAVIAGDTAAIKQGRKILQNQGVSLLRDEKLLCVVLEVDTINFVEDQYEKIVSVLAIVEKNKDWVCWKQENTVCIMGAVLIDEEELRGVKQELATSVARILEESIPKAQVLIGAAAFFECLGELKDRIADCRMAIKIGKKLWPERVIYHFEEVELYQLFFDVKDKRLVTSYVRQALGNLLNYKGNKKEEYLKMLEVFLEVDSLLETSRKVFIHHKTAEVRKKKIEKILGVSLDDAETKMRLKMAFHLKKLFA, encoded by the coding sequence ATGAAAGAGATTGTGAATGGGTTTCAAACTGTCAAAGCATTAATGAAGCAGCAAATCGAATTTTATAAAAAAGCGAATGAAGCGGAGCTAATTGAAACAATGATTACCCCCTGCTTGATTGTGCTTGATAAGCTTCAGAATGTTACATATAGTAGTAGCTTTTGGAGTGATTATTCCGATTTTGAGTCGAATGGCATTTCGGCAACTAACATACTCGAAGAGAGTGTAATTATAGAGTATTTACAAGGCAAAAAAGCTGATATTGACAAAATTATGATAGAAAAAAAGAAAAACAAAATTTTATCAGAACCTATCTCTTCTCGGATTGGCATTCGCTATATGGAGTTTTGCATCTTGCCAATTTTTAAAACTGAAAATGAGGTTGATGGGGTTATTGTTTTAGGAAGAGATGCAACTAGGCAGGTAATGTTAAGAAAAGAGCTTGAAGCCGCCCAACTGGCACATATGAAAAATGAAGCATTTTATAAGCAAGTTTTCAATTCTACACAAATTATTTTTGCGTTGCATAAGCTTATTTTTGATGAGAACGAACAAGTAATTGATTTTGAGTATATTGATTTGAACCCTGCGTATGAGCGGGAAACGGGGTATTCGTTAAAAGACTTGAGCGGAAATACGCTATACTCTGTTTTCCCGGATTCAAGCAAACATTCAGCAGACTGGCTGCATCTGTTTCGTGAAGCGGAGCAATACGGTAAAAGCATTACGATCGAGCATTCCTATTGCGGGAAGGATGTATGGTATCGGACGTCAATTTGCTCGCCGCAAAAGGGGTGTGTAGTAACTTTTTCTGAAAATATAACCGAGTATATAACACGGGAAAAAATACTTAAAGCTAAATTGTCGCAATGGGAAATGGCGCTCCAAATCAGCAAGCAGTTTGTTTGGCGGTGGCGAATAGAAAAAAATGATAGTTCTGCAAAGAGCTGGTTTGACAACAGTCTGTTTGAGGTATCTTCTGAATGCGAAAGTGTAATTGCCGCCAGCTCTTTCAAAGACCTTAAAACGGTCGCTGAATGGTTAGCGCTAATGCATGAGAGTGATCGATGGCGAGTAAAAGAAGAAATGGAAATGGTAGTTGCACAAAAGATGGTTGCTTTTGAACATGAATTTCGTGTGAACAATACAGATGGGCCACTCCTTTGGATGAAGCTAGAAGGAAAAAAAATATCTGATTCTGAAGAGTTTCTCGAATATGTCGGCGTTTGCTACGATTTTTCTGTCACAAAAACCAAAGAAGCGCAACTTATGAAACAAAATGAGTTTTACGAAATATTGGCGGATAGCATCGACGATATAATTTTGCTTTTACAATGGCAGGGATGTTGTAAAGCGGACATTGTATTTGTGAATGACTATTTTTATCGAAAACTCGGATATGAGCCGTCTGAAGTGAATGGGCTGTCTTTTTTTAATGTTTGCGCAAGCGGGATGGAAGAAAAACTGCATAGCTTTTTTCACGAAGTAAATCGCAGGGGAAATGGAGTAACCGCCTTGGAACTTCAAAGTAAAGAAGGCGTTAAAACATGGTTTGAAATTCGAGGATACCGATATATTAATGGTATAAACAGCTTTTTCTCATTTGTATGTAGAGATATGAGGGAGAAAGAGGAACAAAAGACCATTTTTTATCATGCTAGAGAAAGAGAAAAGCGAGACAAGGTGTTCAGCGCCGTTATCGCTGGAGATACAGCAGCGATTAAGCAGGGGCGAAAAATACTCCAGAATCAAGGCGTAAGCTTATTGAGGGATGAAAAGTTACTTTGTGTTGTGCTGGAAGTAGATACTATAAATTTTGTTGAAGATCAATATGAGAAGATAGTAAGCGTGCTTGCCATCGTTGAAAAAAATAAGGACTGGGTGTGCTGGAAGCAGGAAAATACGGTTTGTATTATGGGGGCTGTACTGATTGATGAAGAGGAACTAAGGGGAGTTAAGCAAGAACTTGCCACTTCTGTTGCGCGTATTTTAGAAGAGTCAATTCCTAAGGCACAAGTCTTGATTGGAGCAGCAGCCTTTTTTGAATGTTTAGGAGAACTGAAAGATCGTATTGCGGACTGCAGAATGGCAATTAAGATTGGGAAGAAACTGTGGCCGGAACGAGTGATATATCACTTTGAAGAAGTAGAATTATATCAACTGTTTTTTGATGTTAAAGATAAACGATTAGTGACGAGTTATGTTCGGCAAGCCTTGGGAAATTTGTTGAATTATAAAGGGAATAAGAAAGAAGAATATTTAAAGATGTTGGAAGTATTTTTGGAAGTGGATAGTCTTTTGGAGACTTCGCGTAAAGTGTTCATCCATCACAAGACGGCGGAAGTTCGAAAGAAGAAAATAGAAAAAATTTTAGGAGTGTCGTTGGACGACGCAGAAACCAAAATGCGCTTAAAAATGGCATTCCATTTAAAGAAACTTTTCGCTTAA